A stretch of Plasmodium chabaudi chabaudi strain AS genome assembly, chromosome: 14 DNA encodes these proteins:
- a CDS encoding telomerase reverse transcriptase, putative, whose product MFFNMSDDVPIESSYLKNIFKSTDKKIKLFKLYLEKKLNINSYTLGEYSLKHDEKFRRIFFSNIIKEHIITKRKKDRLYIINEVVINKDFFQNYYYFQYFLQNVLLFEDLRLKKIENNLNKDIFFKEKKSSLVNWKQCFSHIKKKLNEKGLDKKSKIYKNSVLLFNSTKFSYEDQNCCDYFYSLKVWDIFFNYVSFDFLNYLLSNTLIFISDFFFINSNELLPIQTSFFITLSHIELKWKDSKEFENKFILKKKKLFYNTKKLKIIYTNNPTQNVNLQRRDTNQKELPKESETTGATNVPPQNERDNDVAFFNSSKNKRANEKRDSEIDNMRKSKKIKTFHNRIEIKENESLICAEKYIDKRKHLKKIYQYLLKKKNNKTFFKIHDSHSYIRYLYLIQCSGGILKNECLKEMKEILKREKEVFKNEKKKQHTQNVKTNQIIAMENNGLDKIDTNQKVGIKKKQLPNIYFFHNNDKNGKLNNTTDSVNMHDYEVETDKETKILNDKKKWNKIIINRNNILQHNTTNKYKNFLFNKNMIFDKLENVPLFIYHLLNYICTSNQKYFFHNNFIDEYKQKILKQIKCNTKKNDISHFVYKKENTATCNIVKESNNKGKNIYFRIKKTKILKYIYYHFSEFLNNVRNTKFEKIYNKYFPRKKLKNKIAKIFKTIKSLIIKKFHIINIRKNRKFIRQKLYDYFFKNYDFLSFSFKTHKVIDFIVYVTKKCVPVKLLGSRYNFKIFLNNVKKFILMNYKESFSMDQIMKHVKVKNVFKRQKKDIQKSTPDKSSTVTPMKNILMPPLQTDISKCSNYSLYDHKKTNDDKQDRFVNYLSKNTVLFHELKRKYFDKKKKIILAIQKRHFLSRLIYFIFNYFIMPIMRHFFFLTKSEHTIYKTIIFDRKLWNYFTKVSNFCLYHQNFRNKKIKKIKESKPKQVRHTLKRKSIKRHINTLKLLKKKKKKLASKKNNDINAVKSIGNKETETDKHTIDTLSKDTIMCKEVEKVKNKKEEKMFECKQIDSLYKLKVLNKKNVRPYLKKFYYKIRKKYLSLKKYYIKNNKNMTPSVLRKYKEYINYADDKKFLLIYVGKRFFKKKKVNYIKLFYKLVTKIEKKINKMQCKNLIKRKRKISEIGKVEIKSKKRSATCIISNSDQVYNRKKHEGRELKTKMMRKRKRSENNHSEKKNVSENGACPDNQLNAKKKYIHKIKNMVEKRNFLLKLNCINAFFSKKLRINWIPKKKGLRPLINLSTLNIPESVKARVTEILKNKKSSEFYYHNILENLERKKEKNNPLRKKKYNRKNYNPVSLNNICKFSLKCLGNARSNNSCLFKNTLTKTNEIELKLKNWLEDIKNCFYRKKIYRKYIKNKLRNNKTIYAYICVGDFSNCYEHINHNYLFKFLKLFFDEVSNFEFVYLFKRSFRLYNKTVNNSLLSYYPVNVKNFGMHYIRNLRELIIKANKNTIHDFLLKQLFKNASNIDLYIFSDSYKSVQVEKRDIFMTIITIIRYYYLNIYFSIKELKLNKNNIFYFQIFQKNSKLKNNAYFKLKNPKIFQTIQQFHQNKLLSLEPVEKATSNNTLEKDDQINIEKSAHRELNNSISTSIIKPISELNKESKGNDINSSFTFRSNSTCISTSVENGSQYSGNILNNHINNKMKNGMIKISDNMNNTPDIGEHNIKKENNLIILSNDRERTLPISQSNESFNLGDKIETNKIYPEKKILTFQDKKIISNICGLPQGFSLSNILCSLYYAYLDKNKEFQNILCAERNESNNKTNSINKNIYPNPLNTNSLLIRFIDDFLFCTLNKKNIKIFKNLLLKRKIWGENINSSKTKIFKIPLIYKSGLFIHNIWDKQSKEKQKSKKRKEKQKSKQSKQNNTKLEVVPQSMLLKNSNIIKCHENEEVCNYTDLQKLEIKTDQKHVCIQPIKRNTHPKEAGNGNIKTIAKTHQSKRKKKSPNLTICQIKKVIKMLCIKKAKLKGKSSEKHHKIQKYIKRLKKLKKKKTKKVEKGIGERNYINEAQSIRSIEWLNNSYICDFVNNSIHSISYPWKNKNDATIRNHIHLNNAIGEKCNKISFMKVLVENRIMRNAISKQKKYISLYKNKQNVYFCYKNNFILLKTSILKFICSIKTLKNMFNTFYNPIYNTKFILHLISYMKKCLIKNKNLKFVKLFLIETAIETLQYAKVFHPNHSMFRCLKVLKKIKKRLINKYKKIKKKLLIQYRNIFNVIRRELFNSWPSMFKLREATEGRKKSKTKRRKIES is encoded by the coding sequence ATGTTCTTTAATATGAGTGATGACGTACCTATAGAAAGTAGTTActtaaaaaacatttttaaaagcaCAGACAAGaaaatcaaattatttaaattatatttagaaaaaaagttaaatattaattcatATACACTTGGTGAATATTCTCTTAAACatgatgaaaaatttagacgaatatttttttccaacataataaaagaacatataataacaaaaaggaaaaaagatcgattatatattatcaatgaagtagttataaataaagacttttttcaaaactattattattttcaatattttttacaaaatgttttattatttgaagaTTTacgattaaaaaaaatagaaaataatttaaacaaagatattttttttaaagaaaaaaaatcatcCTTAGTTAATTGGAAGCAATGCTTTagtcatataaaaaaaaagttaaatgaaaaagggttagacaaaaaaagtaaaatttataaaaattctgtgttattatttaattcaaCCAAATTTTCATATGAAGATCAAAATTGTtgtgattatttttatagtcTAAAAGTATgggatatattttttaattatgtatcctttgattttttaaactattTGTTGTCTAATAcccttatatttatatccgactttttttttattaattcaaaTGAGCTACTTCCAATTCAAAcatccttttttattactttaaGCCACATTGAGCTAAAATGGAAAGACAGTAAagaatttgaaaataaatttattttaaaaaaaaaaaagttattttataatacaaaGAAactcaaaataatttacacAAACAACCCAACACAAAATGTAAATCTTCAAAGAAGAGATACGAACCAAAAAGAGCTTCCTAAGGAGTCTGAAACAACTGGAGCTACAAATGTACCACCTCAAAACGAGAGAGATAATGATgttgcattttttaatagttctaaaaataaaagggCTAACGAAAAAAGGGATAGTGAAATAGATAATATGAGAAAAtcgaagaaaataaaaacttttCACAATCGtattgaaataaaagaaaatgaatcaTTAATATGTgcagaaaaatatatagacaaACGAAaacatttgaaaaaaatatatcaatatttgcttaaaaaaaaaaataataaaacattttttaaaattcatGATAGTCATTCATATATAAGGTACTTGTATTTAATTCAATGCAGTGGCggaattttaaaaaatgaatgttTAAAGGAAATGAAAGAAATACTGAAAAGGGAAAAAGAAGTATTTAAAAacgagaaaaaaaaacaacataCCCAAAATGTTAAGACAAACCAAATAATAGCAATGGAAAATAACGGGTTAGACAAAATTGATACGAATCAAAAAGtaggaataaaaaaaaaacaactgccaaatatttatttctttcataataatgataaaaatggaaaattgaATAATACCACTGATAGTGTAAATATGCATGATTATGAAGTGGAAACTGACAAAGAGactaaaatattaaacgataaaaaaaaatggaataaaataataataaacagaaacaatattttacaacataatactacaaataaatataaaaactttttatttaataaaaatatgatttttgacaaattagaaaatgtgcctttatttatttatcatttattaaactATATTTGTACATCAAATCaaaaatacttttttcataataattttatagatGAATATAAgcagaaaatattaaaacaaattaaatgtaacacaaaaaaaaacgacaTCTCTCATTTTGTgtataaaaaggaaaatacaGCAACATGTAATATAGTCAAAgaaagtaataataaagggaaaaatatttattttcgaattaaaaaaacaaaaatactTAAGTATAtctattatcatttttctgaatttttaaataatgtcaggaatacaaaatttgaaaaaatttataataaatattttcctcgaaaaaaattgaaaaacaaaatagcaaaaatatttaagacAATAAAATCgcttataataaaaaaatttcatattattaatataagaaaaaatagaaagtTTATTAGACAAAAATTgtatgattatttttttaaaaattatgattttCTAAGCTTTTCTTTTAAGACGCATAAAGTTATTGACTTTATTGTATATGTTACAAAAAAGTGTGTACCTGTTAAACTGCTAGGTAGTAGATataatttcaaaatttttttaaataatgtcAAAAAGTTTATACTAATGAATTATAAAGAAAGTTTTTCGATGGACCAAATAATGAAGCATGTAAAGGTTAAAAACGTTTTTAAAAGACAGAAAAAggatatacaaaaaagcACACCAGATAAATCGAGCACAGTTACGCCAATgaagaatattttaatgcCACCACTTCAAACAGATATCTCAAAATGTTCGAATTATAGTTTATATGaccataaaaaaacaaatgatgataaacaAGATCGATTTGTGAATTacttatcaaaaaatacagTCTTGTTTCAcgaattaaaaagaaaatattttgataaaaaaaagaaaataattttagcCATACAAAAAAGACATTTTTTGAGTAgacttatatattttatttttaattatttcattatgcCAATCATgagacattttttttttttgacaaAATCAGAACatactatttataaaacTATTATTTTCGATAGAAAGCTATGGAACTACTTTACAAAAGtttcaaatttttgtttataccatcaaaattttcggaataaaaaaatcaaaaaaataaaagaatctAAGCCAAAGCAAGTTCGTCATACGTTGAAAAGGAAGAGCATAAAACGGCATATCAATACATTGAAgcttttgaaaaaaaaaaaaaaaaaattagcatccaaaaaaaacaatgaCATTAATGCTGTTAAATCTATAGGAAATAAAGAAACAGAAACAGACAAGCACACCATTGATACACTTTCTAAAGACACAATAATGTGTAAAGAAGTTGAGAAagtaaaaaacaaaaaagagGAAAAGATGTTTGAATGCAAACAAATAGATAGTTTATACAAGTTAAAAGttcttaataaaaaaaatgttagaccttatttaaaaaagttttactataaaattcgaaaaaaatatttatccttaaaaaaatattacattaaaaataataaaaatatgactCCTAGTGTGTTGAGAAAGTATAAAGAGTATATCAATTATGcggatgataaaaaattccTTCTTATATATGTAGGAAAACggtttttcaaaaaaaaaaaagttaattatattaagcTTTTCTATAAGCTAGTAAccaaaattgaaaaaaaaattaataaaatgcaATGCAAAAACTTGATAAAAAGGAAACGAAAAATAAGTGAAATTGGGAAAGTCGAAataaaatcgaaaaaacGATCAGCAACATGCATTATTTCCAACTCGGATCAGGTATATAATCGAAAGAAGCATGAGGGAAGGGAGCTGAAGACAAAAATGATGAGAAAAAGGAAACGCTCTGAAAATAATCATAGTGAGAAAAAGAATGTGTCTGAAAATGGTGCTTGTCCAGATAACCAACTAAatgcgaaaaaaaaatatatacacaaaataaaaaatatggtcGAAAAACGTAACTTTTTACTAAAGCTTAATTGTATTaatgcttttttttcaaaaaaattacgaATTAATTGGATacctaaaaaaaaaggattaAGACCTTTGATAAACTTATCAACATTGAATATTCCTGAAAGTGTAAAAGCTAGAGTTAcagaaatattaaaaaataaaaaaagcagtgaattttattatcataatatattagaaaatttagaaagaaaaaaggaaaagaaTAATCCtctacgaaaaaaaaaatataatcgaaaaaattataatccagtttctttaaataatatttgtaaattttcTCTTAAATGTTTAGGAAATGCTAGAAGCAATAACAGTtgcttatttaaaaatactttgacaaaaacaaatgaaattGAATTAAAGTTAAAAAACTGGTTAGAGGATATAAAGAATTGTTTTTAtcgtaaaaaaatatatagaaaatatataaaaaataaattaaggAATAACAAAACAATTTATGCCTATATATGTGTTGGtgatttttcaaattgCTATGAGCACAtaaatcataattatttatttaaatttttaaaactattttttgatgaagtatcaaattttgaatttgtatatttatttaaaagatcATTTcgtttatataataaaactgTTAATAATTCACTCCTGTCTTATTATCCAGTGAATGTCAAAAATTTTGGTATGCATTATATTAGAAATCTTAGAGAGCTTATAATTAaggcaaataaaaatacaatacatgattttttactaaagcaattatttaaaaatgcttCAAACATtgatttgtatattttttcagatTCTTATAAAAGTGTGCAGGTTGAAAAACgagatatttttatgacaATAATAACGATTATTAGATATTACTAccttaatatatattttagcATAAaggaattaaaattaaataaaaataatattttttattttcaaatatttcaaaaaaatagtaaattaaaaaataatgcatactttaaattaaaaaatcccaaaatatttcaaacaATTCAGCAATTTCACCAAAACAAACTTTTGTCTCTTGAACCTGTTGAAAAGGCTACCTCAAATAATACGCTAGAAAAAGATGATCAAattaatattgaaaaatcaGCACATAgagaattaaataattcaataaGCACTTCTATTATTAAACCTATTTCAGAACTAAATAAAGAATCCAAAggaaatgatataaatagttCGTTCACCTTTAGAAGTAATAGTACATGTATTTCTACAAGTGTCGAAAATGGAAGTCAGTATTCTGGGAATATCCTAAATAaccatataaataataaaatgaaaaatggtATGATTAAAATTAGTGacaatatgaataatacaCCAGATATTGGAGaacataatattaaaaaagaaaataatttaattattttatcaaatgatAGAGAAAGAACATTACCTATTTCTCAGTCTAATGaatcatttaatttaggtgataaaatagaaacaaataaaatatatcctgaaaaaaaaatattaacatttcaagacaaaaaaattattagtaATATATGTGGATTACCACAAGGGTTTAGTTTGtccaatatattatgttctctttattatgcatatttagataaaaataaagaatttcaaaatattttatgtgcAGAAAGAAACGAAAGTAACAACAAAACTAATtcgataaataaaaatatatatcctaATCCTTTAAATACTAATTCGTTGTTGATCCGATTTATAGACGATTTCTTATTTTGTAcacttaataaaaaaaatattaaaatatttaaaaatttattattaaaaagaaaaatatggggagaaaatattaactcctcaaaaacgaaaatatttaaaatacctctcatttataaaagcggtttatttattcacaACATCTGGGATAAGCAAAGTAaggaaaaacaaaaaagtaaaaaaaggaaagaaaaacaaaaaagcaAACAAAGCAAGCAAAACAACACCAAATTGGAAGTGGTGCCTCAAAGCATGCTtcttaaaaatagtaacatTATCAAATGTCACGAAAATGAAGAAGTGTGTAACTATACagatttacaaaaattggAGATAAAGACAGATCAGAAACATGTTTGCATTCAACCCATAAAAAGGAATACACATCCAAAGGAAGCAGGAAATGGAAATATCAAGACAATTGCAAAGACACACCAAAgtaagagaaaaaaaaaatctcCCAATTTAACAATATgccaaattaaaaaggtaataaaaatgttgtgCATAAAAAAAGCCAAATTAAAAGGGAAGTCCTCTGAAAAGCATcataaaattcaaaaatatattaaaagattaaaaaaattaaaaaaaaagaaaacaaaaaaagtagAAAAAGGGATAGGAGaaagaaattatataaatgaagcTCAATCTATCAGATCTATTGAATggttaaataattcatatatttgcgattttgtaaataattcaattCATAGTATATCTTATCcttggaaaaataaaaatgatgcaACGATTCGAAATCATatacatttaaataatgcaaTAGGAGAAAAATGCAATAAAATAAGCTTTATGAAAGTTTTAGTTGAAAATAGAATAATGAGAAATGCTATatcaaaacaaaaaaaatatatatcattatataaaaataaacaaaatgtatatttttgttataaaaataatttcatattattaaaaacatctatattaaaatttatttgttctATTAAAACATTGAAGAACATgtttaatacattttataatcCGATCTACAATaccaaatttattttacatttaatttcatatatgaaaaaatgtttaataaaaaataaaaatctgaaatttgttaaattgtttttaattgAAACAGCCATTGAGACATTACAATATGCTAAGGTGTTTCACCCAAATCATTCGATGTTTCGATGTCTAAAAgttcttaaaaaaattaaaaaaagattaataaataaatataaaaaaattaaaaaaaaattactaattcaatatagaaatatatttaatgttATTAGAAGGGAGTTATTTAATTCTTGGCCATCCATGTTTAAATTAAGGGAGGCTACCGAGGGGCGTAAAAAAAGCAAGACAAAAAGAAGGAAAATagaaagttaa
- a CDS encoding MACRO domain-containing protein, putative translates to MKIVKSMPKIFALNKREFGSSYLNKKLKTIHDRALKSHVDYLRSLDILEGKNRSMIKEIYPNKKSEINDLFFERKVNEQVDDDINLLDLDLVKNKYQHEMGNITLDQFGSIKVIHNDILDEEADCMLIPMVSNFIPLSGFGAYILQKGGRELVKEIFISIKSLIKKRIDILNEHKEKYMNRQSDINNEKYFKELVENSKKLQTGDLILTKSNNVSDKVKLLAFLIMPYYWQGNCYISAQKLRYAFSNSLKQLNELCISSIILPDISSGIYGYSPKNSSSILVEESVESLLQINSILPIYNINSISFVDKDLNTCKIFSETIEDVSRNYLPHKKVMPAPKYWNIANRRLLEIPSNVIYFCRKHNKISFKKYHGIIRRKYQNYYSNIRPFKWRASRVIEPNPFLLYKHSGEPSSYQYNPKPYYYKGISHTLYNINKKGLLNIRVGKGGRLQALKKVSNISLETKPRL, encoded by the coding sequence ATGAAGATAGTAAAAAGCATGCCAAAGATATTTGCCCTTAATAAACGAGAGTTTGGAAGCTCGTacttaaacaaaaaattaaaaacgaTTCATGATAGGGCTTTAAAATCTCATGTTGATTATTTAAGATCATTAGATATATTAGAAGGGAAAAATCGAAGTatgataaaagaaatatatccCAACAAGAAAAGTGAAATAAacgatttattttttgaaagaAAAGTAAATGAACAAGTAGACgatgatataaatttattagatCTCGatttagtaaaaaataaatatcaacATGAAATGGGAAATATTACATTAGACCAATTTGGAAGTATAAAAGTAATtcataatgatatattagaTGAAGAAGCAGATTGTATGCTAATACCAATGgtttcaaattttattcCTTTAAGTGGATTTggagcatatatattacaaaaagGGGGCAGAGAATTAGTAAaagaaatttttatatcaataaaaagtttaataaaaaaaagaatagatatattaaatgagcataaagaaaaatatatgaatagaCAATCagatattaataatgaaaaatattttaaagaattagttgaaaattcaaaaaaattacaaacaggtgatttaatattaacaaaatcaaataatgtTAGTGATAAAGTTAAATTATTagcttttttaattatgcCATATTATTGGCAAGGCAATTGTTATATATCTGCTCAAAAATTAAGATATGCATTTTCAAATTCattaaaacaattaaatgaattatgTATATCTTCTATAATATTACCAGACATATCATCAGGTATATATGGATATTCTCCAAAGAATTCGAGTAGTATACTTGTTGAAGAATCTGTTGAATCCttattacaaataaatagtatatTACCAATTTACAATATTAATTCTATATCTTTTGTTGATAAAGATTTAAATacttgtaaaatatttagtGAGACCATTGAAGATGTGTCAAGAAATTACTTACCCCATAAAAAAGTTATGCCTGCTCCAAAATATTGGAATATAGCAAATAGAAGGTTATTGGAAATTCCATCaaatgttatttatttttgtagaaaacataataaaatatctttcaaaaaatatcatgGAATTATTAGAAGAAAGTATCAAAATTACTATAGCAATATAAGACCGTTTAAATGGCGAGCTTCAAGAGTTATTGAGCCCAAtccatttcttttatataaacattcGGGGGAACCTAGTTCTTATCAATATAACCCTAAACCATATTACTACAAAGGTATATCACATACactttataatattaataaaaaagggttattaaatattagaGTAGGAAAAGGTGGAAGACTGCAGGCTCTCAAAAAGGTGTCAAACATATCTTTAGAGACAAAACCAAGATTGTAA
- a CDS encoding transmembrane emp24 domain-containing protein, putative, which translates to MKFQHKLILSLLYIWGCFLHTVYSTHFTIRPLENDCFYFKVSKNNAIVGSYEIMEKYRSCSITIMSIDDKQKNIVFKSENKQDSFNIKVEKTGAYTFCYHNKKNVELTIMFTIRVKERHDMDEAEVGTKDDVDKINGQAVDLYSQFLEVLDQQERMMEKADLYKQINDKINSQLIIWSEIEIILLIILTIIHIYYIKSFFEIKTIV; encoded by the exons atgaaattccAACATAAactaatattatcattattatacatttgGGGGTGCTTTCTTCATACAGTATATAGTACCCATTTTACTATACGCCCCTTAGAGAATGATTGCTTTTATTTCAAGGTTTCGAAAAATAATGCTATCGTTGG GTCTTATGaaataatggaaaaatatCGAAGCTGCTCAATAACTATTATGAGCATAGATgacaaacaaaaaaatatcgtTTTTAAATCAGAAAACAAACAAGAtagttttaatattaag GTTGAGAAAACCGGGGCATATACCTTTTGCTATCATAACAAGAAAAATGTCGAACTAACAATAATGTTTACTATTCGAGTAAAAGAACGTCATGATATGGATGAGGCAGAAGTAGGAACAAAAGATGATGTtgacaaaataaatggaCAAGCAGTTGATTTATATTCCCAA tTTTTGGAAGTTTTGGATCAACAAGAGAGAATGATGGAAAAGGCAGATTTATACAAACaaattaatgataaaataaattcacAATTGATAATATGGTCAGAAATAGaaatcattttattaattatattaacaataattcatatatactatattaaatcattttttgaaataaaaacaattgtttaa
- a CDS encoding lipoate-protein ligase 1, putative: MAGIFCFVKRCYGSEKGRAINPLVLISNNQNIYFNLSLENFLLTNYNELLTYLNVNTIEKYNKPVLFLWRNNRSIIIGKNQNIWSECDLDNIKKNNVLVARRFTGGGAVYHDLGNVCFTFLNNNINKNNNYNILLNTLKNHFNIDAKLHGRNDITVNDKKCSGSAFKNIKDVFLHHGTILINIEKDVLNKYLTPDKTKYIKHGVSSVNARTVNLKEINNNITCENLCIALIKEFQKFYNIPETNSVEEKNNEIFENPSINNIDQQNTNLINNTDVVSNNLNVHYIDTNQNIIKNPQFLKYYNLLKDWDWCYGKTPKFQNTFCKQFSFGRLEICFDVKNGLIKDGNIFSDSLDINLIDQLKLIFNNDIKYTKESINDFLKNIKVENKEALQEITSWILEEL; encoded by the coding sequence atggctGGCATATTCTGTTTTGTAAAACGGTGTTATGGGTCAGAGAAAGGGAGGGCAATAAACCCTCTTGTTTTAATATCAAACAaccaaaatatttattttaatttatcattggaaaattttcttctaactaattataatgaattGCTAACCTATTTAAATGTGAATActattgaaaaatataacaaacccgttttatttttatggaGAAACAACAGATCAATAATAATCGggaaaaatcaaaatatatggagTGAATGTGATTtagataatattaaaaaaaataatgttttaGTAGCTCGTCGATTTACAGGTGGTGGTGCAGTATATCATGATTTGGGAAATGTTTGTTTtacctttttaaataataatataaataaaaataataattacaatatattattaaatactttgaaaaatcattttaatattgatGCAAAATTACATGGAAGAAATGATATAACAGTAAacgataaaaaatgttcaGGGTCtgcatttaaaaatattaaagatGTTTTTTTACACCATGGaacaatattaataaatatagagaaagacgttttaaataaatatctaACTCCAGacaaaacaaaatacataaaacaTGGTGTATCAAGTGTAAATGCAAGGACTGTCAATctgaaagaaataaataataatataacatgtgaaaatttatgtatagctttaattaaagaatttcaaaaattttataatatacctGAAACTAATTCtgtagaagaaaaaaataatgaaatctTTGAAAACCCttctataaataatattgatcAACAAAACACAAACTTAATTAACAACACTGATGTTGTATcaaacaatttaaatgttcattatattgatacaaatcaaaatattataaaaaatccacaatttttaaaatattataatttattaaaggATTGGGATTGGTGTTATGGTAAAACACCGAAATTTCAAAACACATTTTGTAAACAATTCAGTTTTGGACGATTAGAAATATGCTTTGACGTAAAAAATGGGTTGATAAAAGatggaaatattttttcagatTCTCTagatattaatttaatagaTCAACTTAaacttatatttaataatgatattaaatatactaAGGAAAGtataaatgattttttaaaaaatataaaagtagaaaataaagaggCCTTACAAGAAATAACCTCATGGATATTAGAAGAACTCTAA